The following proteins are encoded in a genomic region of Limosilactobacillus reuteri subsp. reuteri:
- the ftsY gene encoding signal recognition particle-docking protein FtsY: protein MGLFDIFRRHKKKEEEKTPDSSSAVVQSETALEDESADTTSAAPASAPIHPEPVNIPPADSYEEKINPDGTRETLHNGVKEEETSEESHSEEVADSSISKEEVSSSSTPDETVSAEEPSSSNIAETETAVEPTEEPTEPVAEEETVEEPVMPTTEEAAEEASAAEGSNEDDNSEENDGDEEQEQQPSPEPEEDQETETVKKYDRGLEKSRTGFGARLNKFLANFRHVDEDFFDDLEDMLIESDVGYDMAMKLSDELREEVKLQNAKSKQDVSNVIIEKMVELYDEAGQDENPDLTMAKEGPTVIMFVGVNGAGKTTTIGKMAALFKKQGKKVLLAAADTFRAGATEQLDVWAKRDGVDIVTGPENGDPAAVVFDAVKRAKDENYDILFVDTAGRLQNKVNLMNELAKMKRILTREIPDAPHEVLLVLDATTGQNALNQAKLFKESTDVTGIVLTKLDGTARGGIVLAIRNELHLPVKYVGLGEKVDDLQKFDAGDFVYGLFKGLVEVD from the coding sequence ATGGGATTATTTGATATTTTCCGCCGTCATAAGAAAAAAGAAGAGGAAAAAACGCCTGATAGTTCAAGCGCAGTTGTTCAATCTGAAACCGCGCTTGAAGATGAATCAGCAGATACGACGAGTGCGGCGCCGGCTTCTGCTCCAATTCATCCGGAACCGGTAAATATTCCTCCTGCCGATAGCTATGAAGAAAAGATTAACCCGGATGGAACTCGTGAAACGCTCCATAACGGGGTTAAAGAAGAGGAGACTAGCGAGGAAAGTCACTCAGAAGAGGTGGCAGACTCAAGTATTTCTAAAGAAGAAGTATCATCATCTAGTACTCCGGATGAAACTGTTTCTGCAGAAGAACCATCTTCTTCCAATATTGCTGAAACTGAGACAGCCGTTGAACCGACTGAAGAACCGACCGAACCTGTTGCAGAAGAAGAAACAGTTGAAGAACCAGTAATGCCAACCACAGAGGAAGCGGCAGAAGAAGCATCAGCTGCTGAAGGATCAAATGAGGATGACAATTCTGAAGAAAATGATGGTGATGAGGAGCAGGAGCAACAACCTTCTCCTGAACCAGAAGAGGATCAAGAAACTGAAACGGTTAAGAAATACGATCGCGGGCTTGAGAAGTCCCGGACAGGTTTCGGAGCACGGTTAAATAAGTTCTTGGCTAACTTCCGGCATGTCGATGAAGACTTCTTTGATGATCTTGAAGATATGCTGATTGAATCTGATGTCGGCTATGATATGGCAATGAAACTCAGTGATGAATTACGAGAAGAAGTAAAACTGCAAAACGCTAAGAGCAAGCAGGATGTTTCCAACGTCATTATTGAAAAAATGGTCGAACTTTACGATGAAGCTGGTCAAGATGAAAATCCTGACTTAACCATGGCAAAGGAAGGCCCAACTGTTATTATGTTTGTTGGTGTTAACGGTGCCGGAAAGACAACAACGATTGGTAAGATGGCCGCCCTCTTTAAGAAACAAGGTAAGAAAGTTCTTTTAGCGGCTGCTGATACATTCCGGGCTGGGGCAACTGAACAACTAGATGTGTGGGCAAAACGTGACGGTGTTGACATCGTTACAGGGCCAGAAAACGGTGATCCAGCGGCTGTCGTCTTTGATGCAGTAAAACGGGCAAAAGATGAAAACTATGATATCTTGTTTGTTGATACTGCTGGTCGGCTCCAAAACAAGGTTAACTTGATGAATGAGTTAGCTAAGATGAAGCGCATCCTTACTCGTGAAATTCCAGATGCTCCTCATGAAGTACTGTTAGTCTTGGATGCAACAACTGGGCAAAACGCTCTTAACCAGGCTAAACTATTCAAGGAAAGTACCGATGTAACGGGGATTGTTTTAACAAAACTAGACGGAACTGCTCGTGGGGGAATTGTCCTTGCTATCCGTAATGAGCTCCACTTACCGGTTAAGTATGTGGGGCTTGGTGAAAAGGTAGACGACCTCCAGAAGTTTGATGCTGGCGACTTTGTTTATGGCCTGTTCAAGGGGTTAGTCGAAGTTGACTAG
- the rpsP gene encoding 30S ribosomal protein S16: protein MSVKIRLKRMGSKKRPFYRIVVADSRAPRDGRFITSVGTYNPLTTPKEVKFDEDAVMEWLQKGAQPSDTVRNMLQAAGVMKKYHEAKYAKK, encoded by the coding sequence ATGTCTGTTAAAATTCGTTTAAAGCGCATGGGTTCAAAGAAGCGTCCATTCTACCGGATCGTTGTAGCTGACTCACGTGCCCCACGTGATGGTCGTTTTATTACTTCAGTAGGTACTTACAACCCATTGACTACTCCTAAGGAAGTCAAGTTTGATGAAGACGCTGTTATGGAATGGTTACAAAAGGGTGCTCAACCTTCAGATACTGTTCGTAACATGCTTCAAGCAGCTGGCGTTATGAAGAAGTACCACGAAGCAAAGTACGCTAAGAAGTAG
- a CDS encoding APC family permease, with product MKKLIKRLFLKQNPRVYEEKDAQLTPSLRTRDLIGLGTGMVVGTAIFTLPGIVAAEHTGPAVPLAFIVAAIGAGLSALAYAETSSVLPFAGSAFSWINVLFGEFFGWIAGWALLAEYFISVAFVASGWSAYMQGFLGSFGIKLPHALTGGFDPHTGSYIDILAAFAILIVGILISRGVHQVSRIENIIVSVKLLVILMFIVVGATAIHPQNYVPFLPAHQPGTTFGGWQGILAGTAQIFIAYVGFDAIAANTAETINPQKTMPRGLIGTLLLGTGFFIAVSLVLVGMFKYSRYANNAEPAAWALRQSGHYITANLLSVVAIVGIFSALIAILLASSRLIYAFGRDGLLPKSLGQIDDKHVPNHALWMITFLAMILGSVFPFTFLATLVSAGTLVAFIFVSLGIYALRPREGVDLPEAQFKMPLYPVLPAISAIFSAVIFWGLNTDAKILMVGWFVIGLLIYFIYGIRHSIINKETH from the coding sequence ATGAAAAAATTAATTAAACGATTATTTCTTAAGCAGAACCCCCGCGTTTATGAAGAAAAGGATGCGCAACTAACCCCTAGCTTGCGAACAAGAGACTTAATTGGATTAGGAACGGGGATGGTCGTGGGAACGGCTATCTTTACTTTACCAGGGATTGTGGCAGCTGAGCATACTGGTCCCGCGGTTCCATTGGCCTTCATTGTAGCCGCAATTGGTGCAGGATTATCGGCATTAGCTTATGCGGAAACGTCCTCGGTACTACCTTTTGCTGGTTCCGCCTTTTCCTGGATCAATGTTTTGTTTGGTGAATTCTTTGGCTGGATTGCTGGTTGGGCGCTTTTAGCAGAGTATTTTATTTCAGTCGCCTTTGTTGCGTCTGGATGGTCAGCTTATATGCAAGGCTTTTTAGGCAGCTTTGGGATTAAATTACCGCATGCCTTAACTGGTGGGTTTGATCCACATACAGGGTCTTATATTGATATTCTGGCCGCCTTTGCAATTCTAATTGTTGGAATCTTAATTTCCCGTGGCGTTCATCAGGTTAGCCGGATTGAAAATATTATTGTTAGTGTAAAACTACTAGTAATTTTAATGTTTATCGTTGTGGGGGCAACTGCAATCCATCCGCAAAACTATGTCCCATTTCTCCCTGCTCATCAACCAGGCACCACTTTTGGAGGCTGGCAGGGGATATTAGCTGGGACTGCGCAAATCTTTATTGCCTATGTCGGCTTTGATGCGATTGCGGCTAATACCGCTGAAACGATTAATCCGCAAAAGACAATGCCACGAGGATTGATCGGGACGCTATTACTAGGAACAGGCTTCTTTATTGCAGTTTCGCTCGTATTAGTGGGGATGTTTAAATATAGCCGTTATGCAAATAATGCAGAACCAGCAGCCTGGGCTTTAAGACAGTCGGGACACTATATTACGGCGAACTTGCTTTCCGTTGTAGCGATTGTTGGTATTTTCTCGGCATTAATCGCAATTCTTTTAGCTTCCTCTCGACTAATTTATGCCTTTGGACGGGACGGGTTACTACCAAAATCACTTGGACAAATCGATGATAAGCACGTCCCTAATCATGCATTATGGATGATTACTTTCTTGGCCATGATCTTGGGTTCTGTTTTTCCGTTTACGTTCTTAGCAACCCTTGTTTCTGCGGGAACTCTGGTCGCATTTATCTTTGTTTCTCTGGGAATCTATGCCTTGCGTCCGCGGGAAGGGGTAGATTTGCCCGAAGCTCAGTTTAAGATGCCATTATATCCAGTGCTTCCAGCAATTTCAGCGATCTTTTCGGCAGTGATCTTCTGGGGCCTAAATACTGATGCAAAAATTTTAATGGTTGGTTGGTTTGTGATCGGTTTGTTAATTTACTTTATCTATGGAATTCGTCATTCAATCATTAATAAAGAAACCCATTAA
- the rplS gene encoding 50S ribosomal protein L19 codes for MRQNKLIEKITASQLRDDIPEFRAGDTVRVHARIVEGSRERIQMFEGVVIKRHGAGISATYTVRKISNGVGVERTFPVHSPRVDKIDVLRYGRVRRAKLYYLRERTGKATRIAERRRDN; via the coding sequence ATGCGTCAAAATAAGTTAATCGAAAAGATTACTGCTAGTCAATTACGGGATGATATTCCAGAATTCCGTGCCGGTGATACTGTTCGTGTTCACGCTCGGATCGTTGAAGGTTCACGTGAACGTATCCAAATGTTCGAAGGTGTTGTTATCAAGCGCCACGGTGCTGGTATCAGTGCTACTTACACTGTACGTAAGATCAGTAACGGTGTAGGTGTTGAACGTACTTTCCCAGTTCACTCACCACGTGTTGACAAGATTGATGTTCTTCGTTACGGTCGTGTACGTCGTGCTAAGCTCTACTACTTACGTGAACGTACTGGTAAGGCTACTCGTATCGCTGAACGTCGTCGCGACAACTAG
- the ffh gene encoding signal recognition particle protein — MAFEGLTDRLQKAMEKLRRKPKVTEADLRETMREIRLALLEADVNFKVVKDFVKTVREKAAGAEVLKGLNPAQQIVKIVNDELTKLMGEEAVPLNKAPHIPTVIMMVGLQGAGKTTTAGKLALRLKNENHARPMFIAADVYRPAAITQLQQVADQIDVPVFEKGTDVDPVEIVREGMEVAQKNHNDYVIIDTAGRLQIDEQLMDELANIKELVNPNEILLVIDSMTGQNAVNTAQGFDDKLDITGVILTKLDGDTRGGAAMSIRAVTGKPIKFVGEGEKMEDLDVFHPDRMASRILGMGDMMTLIEKAQKNFDEEQAQETMDKMRENTFDYNDFLAQMDQVTKMGPLENIIKMMPGMANNPALKNLNLDPKQFAHIRAIVLSMTPEERENPDIMNPSRRRRLAAGAGRPIVEVNRMIKQFNQMRKMMKQVTNGNFNGMQNMFGGQMPGGKMGQMAMNRMARKMKKDKQKRIKKLRKLRKKK, encoded by the coding sequence ATGGCATTTGAAGGTTTAACAGATCGTCTGCAAAAGGCGATGGAAAAATTACGACGCAAACCCAAAGTTACGGAAGCTGATCTTCGGGAAACGATGCGTGAGATTCGGCTTGCCCTTTTAGAAGCCGATGTTAACTTTAAAGTTGTAAAAGACTTTGTAAAGACCGTTCGGGAAAAAGCAGCCGGGGCGGAAGTATTAAAAGGGTTAAATCCAGCCCAACAAATCGTTAAAATTGTTAATGATGAATTGACAAAACTGATGGGGGAAGAAGCGGTTCCGCTTAACAAAGCACCGCATATTCCAACTGTTATCATGATGGTTGGTCTTCAAGGGGCAGGTAAGACGACCACTGCCGGTAAATTGGCATTACGATTAAAGAATGAAAATCATGCGCGGCCAATGTTTATTGCGGCCGACGTTTACCGTCCCGCCGCTATTACGCAGTTACAACAAGTTGCTGATCAGATTGATGTTCCTGTTTTTGAAAAGGGGACAGACGTTGATCCGGTAGAAATTGTTCGCGAAGGGATGGAAGTAGCCCAAAAAAATCATAATGATTATGTCATTATTGATACTGCTGGTCGGCTTCAGATTGATGAACAATTGATGGATGAGCTTGCAAACATTAAAGAGCTAGTAAATCCAAATGAAATTTTGCTTGTTATTGATTCGATGACTGGTCAAAACGCAGTTAATACGGCTCAAGGATTCGATGATAAGCTTGATATCACCGGGGTTATCTTAACCAAGTTAGATGGTGATACTCGTGGTGGGGCTGCCATGTCAATCCGGGCAGTCACAGGTAAGCCAATTAAGTTTGTCGGTGAAGGGGAAAAGATGGAGGATCTTGATGTCTTCCACCCTGACCGGATGGCTTCACGGATTTTGGGTATGGGGGACATGATGACCCTAATTGAAAAGGCCCAAAAGAATTTTGATGAAGAACAAGCCCAAGAAACAATGGATAAAATGCGTGAAAACACATTTGACTATAATGATTTCTTGGCACAAATGGATCAGGTTACCAAGATGGGACCGTTGGAAAACATTATTAAGATGATGCCGGGGATGGCTAATAACCCTGCCTTGAAGAATCTTAATTTGGATCCTAAGCAATTTGCTCATATCCGGGCTATTGTTCTTTCAATGACGCCAGAAGAACGTGAAAACCCTGATATAATGAATCCTAGTCGTCGTCGTCGTTTAGCAGCTGGTGCGGGACGGCCAATTGTTGAAGTTAACCGGATGATTAAGCAATTTAATCAAATGCGTAAGATGATGAAGCAGGTTACAAACGGTAACTTCAATGGAATGCAAAATATGTTTGGCGGACAAATGCCAGGTGGCAAGATGGGACAAATGGCAATGAACCGCATGGCGCGAAAAATGAAAAAAGACAAGCAAAAGCGCATTAAAAAGCTTCGCAAATTACGAAAGAAAAAATAA
- a CDS encoding putative DNA-binding protein — MEIEKNYRINSLFEFYQPLLTKKQNDYLELYYGDDYSLGEIAENFHVSRQAVYDNIKRTESILEDYEAKLHLYAEFQVRNQQADRIQRYVRENYPDDATLNHLVNHLESLEEE, encoded by the coding sequence ATGGAAATTGAAAAGAATTATCGGATAAATTCATTATTTGAGTTTTACCAACCCTTATTAACCAAAAAACAAAATGATTATTTAGAGCTTTATTACGGGGATGACTACTCATTGGGCGAAATTGCCGAGAATTTCCATGTTAGTCGTCAAGCCGTATATGATAATATAAAGCGCACAGAAAGCATACTAGAAGATTACGAGGCCAAATTGCATTTGTATGCTGAATTTCAAGTTCGTAATCAACAGGCGGATCGAATTCAACGATACGTCCGAGAAAACTATCCAGATGATGCAACGCTCAATCACTTAGTAAATCATCTGGAAAGCTTGGAGGAAGAATAA
- a CDS encoding KH domain-containing protein, whose translation MAETDIESLIRSLVIPLLKQPQALSITQKDDGRYHRYIIDVAPNDVGRLIGRQGHVAAALRTIVEGTQSRRANSKRVRLLINDHRH comes from the coding sequence ATGGCTGAGACAGATATTGAGTCGTTAATTCGTAGTTTAGTTATTCCGCTATTGAAGCAGCCACAGGCATTGTCAATTACCCAAAAAGATGATGGACGTTACCATCGTTATATAATTGATGTTGCTCCCAATGATGTAGGCCGTCTAATTGGTCGACAGGGACACGTTGCCGCAGCATTGCGAACAATAGTCGAGGGTACTCAATCTCGACGGGCTAACTCTAAGCGAGTCCGGTTATTAATTAATGACCATCGTCACTAA
- the trmD gene encoding tRNA (guanosine(37)-N1)-methyltransferase TrmD — MRIDILSLFPNMFQATMGESIIGKAQDNGFIDINVTDFRQYTTDKHNHVDDAPFGGGAGMLLQAQPIFDAMDAIHEQTKDQYSKGRVILMDPAGRKFDQAYAKELAQEDHLTFICGHYEGYDERIRNLVTDEASLGDYVLTGGELAAMVMIDATVRFVPGVLGNMSSPMGDSFSNGLLEYPQYTRPADFRGMKVPEVLTSGNHQKIKEWRMRESLRRTLHRRPDLLKTAKLSREQQLMLEDIKLDEDPTVPD, encoded by the coding sequence ATGAGGATTGATATTTTAAGCTTGTTCCCCAATATGTTTCAAGCAACAATGGGGGAATCCATTATCGGTAAGGCACAAGATAATGGATTTATCGACATTAATGTGACCGATTTTCGTCAATATACTACCGATAAGCATAATCATGTTGACGATGCGCCATTTGGTGGGGGAGCGGGGATGCTTCTTCAAGCGCAACCGATTTTTGACGCAATGGATGCAATTCATGAACAAACGAAAGATCAGTATTCAAAGGGACGGGTTATTTTAATGGATCCCGCTGGTCGAAAGTTTGATCAAGCTTACGCCAAAGAATTAGCCCAAGAAGACCACTTAACATTTATCTGCGGTCATTATGAGGGATATGATGAACGAATCCGTAATTTAGTCACCGATGAAGCCTCTCTTGGTGATTATGTACTAACAGGTGGGGAATTAGCAGCGATGGTGATGATTGATGCAACCGTTCGTTTTGTTCCTGGTGTCCTCGGTAATATGTCTTCACCAATGGGAGATTCATTTAGTAACGGTTTGTTAGAATATCCTCAATATACACGTCCAGCAGATTTTCGGGGGATGAAAGTACCGGAAGTCCTTACGAGTGGTAATCATCAGAAAATTAAAGAATGGCGGATGCGCGAATCACTACGACGGACTCTTCACCGCCGACCAGATCTTTTAAAAACCGCTAAGCTCAGTCGAGAACAACAATTAATGTTAGAAGATATTAAGCTGGATGAAGATCCAACTGTTCCAGACTAA
- a CDS encoding tyrosine-type recombinase/integrase, with protein sequence MWMQERNGKFRFFEQYKDPLTNKTKIISITMKDHKKSTAKQAQIILDNRISKALSKVGIGKIIHGITLKQLLGEYTKYEKPRIRRSTYYSHQTMVNTLLDIFGNDALVEKFTPLIITEKLESLMYGDRELSSGYVSRYKYYLHKLFDYAVKHSYTKDNPVDNVKIDYKAPANGQQIKDKFLEADELKAVLKYLYNNTRIYGELCEWLYLTGLRFGEAAALSFDDVYQKDNHWFVDITGTLEYKRIKIKEQKKSDAPKTSSSVRSVVLPKKAVQIYLDLKKKSNGKGFIFATENGTPIQTASVNTVLRSAKKKLKLNKPLSTHVFRHTHISKMAELGIPLYVIQQRVGHSSSKITSQIYLHVTQKAIEKEASKLDEL encoded by the coding sequence ATGTGGATGCAAGAACGCAATGGGAAATTCCGCTTCTTTGAGCAATATAAAGATCCTCTAACTAATAAGACTAAAATCATTAGTATTACAATGAAAGACCATAAAAAGAGTACTGCTAAGCAAGCTCAAATTATTCTAGATAATCGCATATCCAAAGCTTTATCAAAAGTCGGTATCGGAAAAATAATTCATGGAATTACACTCAAACAGTTACTTGGTGAATATACTAAATATGAAAAGCCGCGAATTAGGAGATCAACGTATTATAGCCATCAAACAATGGTTAATACCTTACTAGATATTTTTGGCAACGATGCCTTAGTTGAAAAATTTACCCCGCTTATCATTACTGAAAAACTAGAAAGTCTAATGTATGGGGATAGAGAGTTGTCCAGTGGCTATGTATCACGATATAAGTACTATCTACACAAGTTATTTGATTATGCCGTAAAACACTCATATACAAAAGATAACCCAGTTGATAACGTTAAAATTGATTATAAGGCCCCTGCTAATGGTCAACAAATTAAAGATAAGTTCCTCGAAGCTGACGAACTGAAAGCCGTGCTCAAGTATCTATATAACAATACTAGAATCTACGGAGAACTTTGCGAATGGTTATATCTCACCGGGCTACGTTTTGGTGAAGCAGCCGCTTTAAGTTTTGATGACGTTTACCAAAAGGACAATCATTGGTTTGTAGATATAACTGGCACATTAGAGTATAAACGAATTAAAATCAAAGAACAAAAAAAGAGTGACGCACCTAAAACCTCATCCTCAGTCCGTAGCGTTGTACTACCAAAGAAAGCCGTTCAAATTTATCTTGATCTGAAGAAAAAATCTAATGGCAAAGGTTTTATCTTCGCAACCGAAAACGGCACACCGATCCAAACGGCATCAGTAAATACTGTTTTAAGATCAGCAAAGAAGAAACTTAAACTTAATAAACCACTAAGTACTCATGTATTCAGACATACCCACATCTCGAAAATGGCCGAGTTAGGAATTCCGCTATATGTAATCCAACAAAGAGTTGGTCACTCCAGTAGTAAGATTACCTCCCAGATATATCTTCATGTGACACAAAAAGCAATTGAAAAGGAAGCGTCAAAACTTGATGAACTATAA
- the rimM gene encoding ribosome maturation factor RimM (Essential for efficient processing of 16S rRNA) yields the protein MEYYNVGKIVNTHGVRGEVRVLATTDFIDERFAKGNTLYLQQSGEPLPLTIESTRQHKGFVLVKFVGYDNINDVEQFRDHELMVSADDQQPLDDGQYYYHQIIGLDVETTDGRHLGKIKEILSPGANDVWVVERPEKRDLLLPVIDEVVKNVDLDKNFVTVELMEGLE from the coding sequence ATGGAATATTATAATGTTGGTAAAATTGTAAATACTCATGGTGTTCGCGGAGAAGTGCGCGTATTAGCAACTACTGATTTTATTGATGAACGATTTGCCAAGGGAAATACCTTGTACCTACAACAATCAGGCGAACCTTTACCATTGACGATTGAAAGTACGCGGCAACATAAGGGCTTTGTTCTTGTTAAGTTTGTCGGCTACGATAATATCAATGATGTTGAACAATTCCGTGACCATGAATTAATGGTCAGTGCTGATGATCAACAACCCTTAGACGATGGTCAATATTACTACCACCAGATTATTGGATTAGACGTTGAAACAACAGATGGCCGTCACCTGGGGAAAATTAAGGAAATTCTATCTCCTGGTGCGAATGATGTGTGGGTTGTTGAACGCCCAGAAAAACGGGATTTATTATTACCAGTGATTGATGAGGTTGTTAAAAACGTTGATCTTGATAAGAATTTTGTAACAGTCGAATTAATGGAAGGACTTGAATAA